The proteins below come from a single Mycobacterium parmense genomic window:
- the rph gene encoding ribonuclease PH, which translates to MSRREDGRLDDELRPVVITRGFTDHPAGSVLIEFGGTKVMCTASVTEGVPRWRKGSGLGWLTAEYAMLPSATHTRSDRESVKGRLSGRTQEISRLIGRSLRACIDLAALGENTIAVDCDVLQADGGTRTAAITGAYVALADAVTYLSAARKLSDPRPLSCAIAAVSVGVVDGRIRVDLPYEEDSRAEVDMNVVATDTGTLVEVQGTGEGATFPRSTLDKLLDAALGACDKLFAAQRDALALPYPRELPAGPPQPKAFGS; encoded by the coding sequence GTGTCCAGAAGAGAAGACGGCCGTCTCGACGACGAACTGCGGCCCGTGGTCATCACCCGCGGGTTCACCGATCACCCGGCGGGGTCGGTATTGATCGAATTCGGCGGCACCAAGGTCATGTGCACCGCCAGCGTCACCGAGGGCGTGCCCCGGTGGCGTAAGGGCTCCGGTCTGGGCTGGCTGACCGCGGAGTACGCGATGCTGCCGTCGGCCACGCACACCCGTTCCGACCGCGAATCCGTGAAGGGGCGCCTCAGCGGTCGCACGCAGGAGATCAGCCGGCTGATCGGCCGGTCGCTGCGCGCCTGCATCGACCTTGCGGCACTGGGCGAGAACACCATTGCGGTCGACTGCGATGTGTTGCAGGCCGACGGGGGGACCCGCACCGCGGCGATCACCGGTGCCTACGTGGCGCTGGCGGACGCCGTCACCTATCTGTCGGCTGCCCGCAAACTGTCGGATCCCCGGCCGTTGTCGTGTGCCATCGCGGCGGTCAGCGTCGGTGTGGTCGACGGCCGCATCCGGGTCGACCTGCCCTACGAGGAGGACTCGCGCGCCGAGGTCGACATGAACGTCGTCGCCACCGACACCGGGACGCTGGTGGAGGTCCAGGGCACCGGTGAGGGCGCGACGTTCCCACGTTCGACGCTGGACAAGCTGCTCGATGCGGCGCTGGGCGCCTGCGACAAGCTGTTCGCCGCGCAGCGCGACGCGCTGGCGCTCCCGTATCCGCGTGAGCTGCCCGCTGGTCCTCCCCAGCCGAAGGCGTTCGGCAGCTGA
- the rdgB gene encoding RdgB/HAM1 family non-canonical purine NTP pyrophosphatase → MTRLLVASRNRKKLAELRRVLDGAGLTGLTLVSLDDVPPFEEAPESGATFEDNALAKARDAFAATGLAAVADDSGLEVDALRGMPGVLSARWAGRHGDDAANTALLLSQLRDVPDERRGAAFVSACALVSASGEVVVRGEWPGSIVREPRGDGGFGYDPVFVPDGSDRTAAQLRPAEKDAVSHRGRALALLVPALRDLAG, encoded by the coding sequence CTGACCCGGCTGCTGGTCGCCAGCCGCAACCGGAAGAAGCTGGCCGAGTTGCGTCGGGTGCTCGACGGCGCCGGCCTGACGGGGTTGACGCTGGTGTCGCTCGACGACGTGCCGCCGTTCGAGGAGGCACCCGAAAGCGGCGCAACCTTCGAGGACAACGCGTTGGCCAAAGCGCGCGACGCGTTCGCCGCGACCGGGCTGGCCGCCGTGGCCGACGACTCAGGTCTCGAGGTGGACGCGCTGCGCGGCATGCCGGGGGTGCTGTCGGCACGCTGGGCCGGCCGCCACGGCGACGACGCCGCCAACACCGCGTTGCTGCTAAGCCAGTTGCGCGACGTGCCCGACGAGCGCCGCGGCGCGGCCTTCGTATCCGCCTGCGCGCTGGTGTCGGCGTCCGGCGAAGTCGTCGTGCGCGGCGAGTGGCCCGGGAGCATCGTGCGCGAGCCCCGCGGCGACGGCGGATTCGGCTACGACCCGGTCTTCGTCCCCGACGGTTCCGACCGCACGGCGGCGCAGCTGCGCCCCGCGGAGAAGGACGCGGTGTCACATCGCGGCCGGGCGCTCGCGCTGCTGGTGCCGGCGCTGCGCGACCTGGCGGGTTAG
- a CDS encoding DUF3817 domain-containing protein, whose product MTTPDTPGAPAAAAPVEKIRTALLGYRVMAWTTGLWLIALCYEIVSHLVFHHEIRWIEVVHGWVYFLYVLTAFNLAIKVRWPIGKTVGVLLSGTIPLLGIIVEHFQTKDVKARFGL is encoded by the coding sequence ATGACCACACCCGACACCCCCGGAGCCCCGGCCGCGGCGGCCCCGGTCGAGAAGATCCGCACCGCCCTGCTCGGCTACCGGGTGATGGCGTGGACGACGGGGCTGTGGCTGATCGCGCTGTGCTACGAGATCGTCTCGCACCTGGTGTTCCACCACGAGATCCGGTGGATCGAGGTCGTCCACGGCTGGGTCTACTTCCTCTACGTGCTGACGGCGTTCAACCTTGCGATCAAGGTCAGGTGGCCGATCGGCAAGACGGTCGGCGTTCTGCTGTCCGGCACCATCCCGCTGCTGGGCATCATCGTCGAGCACTTCCAGACCAAGGACGTCAAGGCGCGCTTCGGGCTCTAG
- a CDS encoding phosphotransferase family protein, with the protein MSAVVSIPRSPGDVTAEWLSAALSENRPPVEVGEVEVVAIGTGQTGATYRVTVRYATDPGDLPSTYVIKLPAQDDTVRDRVTVGYRSECAFYASVVDQVAVPAPQCFYCEIAEDAMDYALLLADQAPAVQGDQIAGCGEREARLAVTALAGLHGPSWCEPMWLDFPGIAFARPDEAGAGGMGEVAKMSAQITLDKLGDRMTSEDRETFWLAMGLVGPWLLTEYDRFALLHGDYRLDNLLFDPDRTRVSVVDWQTLGVGLPARDLAYFTATSLNSQLRAELEADLVAAYHTALCSCGVTDYDRETCWRDYRLGVLQAPLISALGFAFAAATERGDDMVLTMLRRGCRAIRELGTLDLIG; encoded by the coding sequence ATGAGTGCGGTGGTCTCGATTCCGCGGTCTCCGGGTGACGTGACGGCCGAATGGCTGTCGGCCGCGCTCAGCGAGAACCGCCCACCTGTCGAGGTTGGCGAGGTCGAGGTGGTCGCCATCGGCACCGGACAGACCGGAGCGACGTACCGGGTGACGGTCAGGTACGCGACGGACCCGGGGGATCTCCCGTCGACGTACGTCATCAAGCTGCCCGCCCAGGACGACACCGTGCGCGATCGGGTGACCGTCGGATACCGCAGCGAGTGCGCGTTCTACGCCTCGGTGGTCGACCAGGTGGCCGTGCCGGCGCCGCAGTGCTTCTACTGCGAGATCGCCGAAGACGCCATGGATTACGCGCTGTTGCTCGCCGACCAGGCGCCCGCGGTCCAGGGCGATCAGATCGCCGGGTGCGGCGAGCGGGAGGCGCGGCTCGCGGTGACGGCCCTCGCCGGGCTGCACGGGCCGAGCTGGTGCGAGCCGATGTGGCTGGATTTTCCCGGCATCGCGTTCGCGCGACCCGATGAGGCCGGCGCCGGCGGCATGGGTGAGGTGGCGAAGATGAGCGCCCAGATCACGCTCGACAAGCTGGGTGACCGCATGACCTCCGAAGACCGCGAAACCTTTTGGCTTGCAATGGGTTTGGTAGGTCCGTGGCTGTTGACCGAGTACGATCGGTTCGCCTTGCTGCACGGCGACTACCGCCTGGACAACTTGTTGTTCGATCCGGACCGCACCCGGGTCAGTGTCGTCGACTGGCAGACGCTCGGCGTTGGCCTGCCGGCCCGGGATCTCGCCTACTTCACCGCGACCAGCCTCAACTCGCAACTGCGCGCGGAACTGGAGGCGGACCTGGTCGCCGCCTATCACACGGCGTTGTGCAGCTGCGGGGTCACCGACTACGACCGCGAAACCTGTTGGCGTGACTACCGGCTCGGCGTGCTGCAGGCACCGCTGATCTCGGCGCTCGGGTTTGCCTTCGCGGCCGCCACCGAGCGCGGGGACGACATGGTGCTGACCATGCTTCGCCGTGGGTGCCGGGCCATCCGCGAACTCGGGACGCTGGACCTGATCGGCTGA
- a CDS encoding pyridoxamine 5'-phosphate oxidase family protein — MKSFTETERQQFLAAKHVAVLSVAAADGRPPASVPIWYDYTPGGNVRIMTGASSRKARLIRQAGAVTLVVQREDLPYQYVVVEGTVVDTTLPAPVDLQEAIAIRYLGEEAGPAFVRSLEGQEEVLFTIRPDRWLSADFSDEL, encoded by the coding sequence ATGAAGAGCTTCACCGAAACCGAGCGTCAGCAGTTCCTGGCGGCCAAGCATGTCGCCGTGTTGTCGGTAGCGGCCGCCGATGGGCGGCCCCCGGCCAGCGTCCCGATCTGGTACGACTACACGCCGGGCGGGAACGTCCGGATCATGACCGGGGCGTCGAGTCGCAAGGCCCGGCTCATCCGGCAGGCGGGCGCCGTCACGCTCGTCGTCCAGCGCGAGGATCTGCCCTATCAATACGTGGTGGTGGAGGGGACGGTCGTCGACACCACCCTCCCGGCCCCGGTGGATCTGCAGGAAGCCATCGCCATCCGGTACCTCGGCGAGGAGGCCGGGCCCGCTTTCGTCCGCAGCCTCGAGGGTCAGGAAGAGGTGCTGTTCACCATCCGCCCCGACCGCTGGCTCAGCGCCGACTTCTCGGACGAGCTCTAA
- a CDS encoding mycofactocin-coupled SDR family oxidoreductase, which translates to MSGRLEGRVAFITGAARGQGRAHAVRMAQEGADIIAVDIADKLPSCVPYDPATLEDLEETVRLVEATNRRIRASVVDTRDFEGLCKAVDDGVAEYGRLDIIVANAGIAAPQAWNHITPESFRDVMEINVTGTWNTVMAGAHKIIEGGRGGSIILISSAAGKKMQPFMVHYTASKHAVTGLARAFAAELGKHSIRVNSVHPGPVNTPMGSGDMAAAVGKVMESNPQLSHVLTPFLPDWVAEPEEIADAVCWLASDESRKITAAQIPVDQGSTQY; encoded by the coding sequence ATGAGCGGCAGGCTCGAAGGCCGCGTCGCCTTCATCACCGGAGCGGCCCGCGGCCAGGGCCGGGCGCATGCCGTCCGGATGGCCCAGGAGGGTGCCGACATCATCGCCGTCGACATCGCCGACAAACTGCCGTCCTGCGTTCCCTACGACCCGGCCACTCTCGAGGATCTCGAGGAGACCGTCCGCCTCGTCGAGGCGACCAACCGCCGAATTCGCGCCTCGGTCGTCGACACCCGCGACTTCGAGGGACTCTGCAAGGCCGTCGACGACGGGGTTGCCGAGTACGGACGCCTCGACATCATCGTGGCCAACGCCGGCATCGCCGCTCCGCAAGCCTGGAACCACATCACGCCCGAATCCTTTCGCGATGTCATGGAGATCAACGTGACGGGCACCTGGAACACCGTGATGGCCGGGGCGCACAAGATCATCGAAGGCGGGCGCGGCGGCTCCATCATCCTGATCAGCTCCGCGGCGGGCAAGAAGATGCAGCCGTTCATGGTGCACTACACCGCCAGCAAGCACGCGGTCACCGGTTTGGCACGCGCCTTCGCCGCCGAGTTGGGCAAGCACTCGATCCGGGTCAACAGCGTCCACCCGGGACCGGTGAACACCCCGATGGGCTCCGGTGACATGGCCGCGGCGGTCGGAAAGGTGATGGAGAGCAACCCTCAGCTGTCGCACGTCCTCACTCCGTTTCTGCCCGACTGGGTCGCCGAACCGGAAGAGATCGCCGACGCCGTGTGCTGGCTGGCCAGCGACGAGTCGCGCAAAATCACCGCCGCCCAGATACCGGTCGACCAGGGCTCGACCCAGTACTGA
- a CDS encoding acyl-CoA dehydrogenase family protein — translation MPTAEVTEVSDEDFRQILAQTRHFVRTAVVPREQEILNDDRVPDDLREQAMKMGLFGYAIPQQWGGLGLSLNQDVELAMELGYTSLALRSMFGTNNGIAGQVLVGFGTDEQKSRWLGPMASGEVVASFALTEPGAGSNPAGLRTKAVRDGQDWVISGQKRFITNAPVANLFVVFARTRPADDRGPGIAVFLIPADAAGVEVSAKDTKMGQEGAWTADVNFNDVRAGSDALIGGSEDIGYRAAMTSLARGRVHIAALAVGAAARALDESVSYAATATQGGAPIGSFQLVQAMIADQQTGVLAGRALVREAARLWVSGEDRRVAPSAAKLFCTEMAGKVADLAVQIHGGSGYMRGVPVERIYRDVRLLRLYEGTSEIQRLIIGSNLVKAAQR, via the coding sequence ATGCCAACCGCTGAAGTCACCGAGGTCTCCGACGAGGATTTCCGGCAGATCCTCGCCCAGACTCGTCACTTCGTCCGGACCGCCGTGGTGCCGCGCGAGCAGGAAATCCTCAACGACGACCGCGTTCCCGACGACCTTCGCGAGCAGGCTATGAAGATGGGGCTGTTCGGTTACGCGATTCCCCAGCAGTGGGGTGGCCTCGGTCTGAGCTTGAACCAAGACGTCGAGCTGGCAATGGAATTGGGCTACACGTCGCTGGCCCTTCGGTCGATGTTCGGCACCAACAACGGCATCGCCGGGCAGGTCCTCGTCGGATTCGGCACCGACGAGCAGAAGAGCCGCTGGCTGGGGCCGATGGCGTCGGGCGAGGTCGTCGCGTCCTTCGCACTGACCGAGCCCGGCGCCGGTTCCAACCCCGCCGGACTGCGCACCAAAGCCGTTCGAGATGGCCAGGATTGGGTCATCTCGGGTCAGAAGCGGTTCATCACCAACGCACCGGTCGCCAACCTTTTCGTGGTGTTCGCCCGCACCCGCCCGGCCGACGACCGCGGTCCGGGCATCGCCGTCTTCCTGATCCCCGCCGACGCCGCGGGCGTGGAGGTCAGCGCGAAGGACACCAAGATGGGCCAGGAAGGCGCGTGGACCGCCGACGTCAACTTCAACGACGTGCGGGCCGGGAGCGACGCTCTGATCGGCGGCAGCGAGGACATCGGCTATCGGGCGGCGATGACCTCCCTGGCCCGCGGCCGGGTGCACATCGCCGCACTGGCGGTGGGTGCCGCGGCGCGCGCGCTGGACGAATCGGTGTCATACGCCGCCACCGCCACCCAGGGCGGGGCGCCGATCGGAAGCTTCCAACTGGTGCAGGCGATGATCGCCGACCAGCAGACCGGGGTGCTGGCCGGCCGGGCGCTCGTCCGCGAGGCGGCACGGCTGTGGGTATCAGGCGAAGACCGCCGCGTCGCGCCGTCGGCCGCCAAGCTCTTCTGCACCGAAATGGCCGGAAAGGTGGCGGATCTCGCGGTGCAGATCCACGGCGGCAGCGGATACATGCGCGGCGTTCCCGTCGAGCGCATCTACCGCGACGTGCGACTGCTGAGGCTCTACGAGGGCACCAGCGAGATACAGCGCCTGATCATCGGCTCCAACCTGGTCAAGGCGGCACAGCGATGA
- the fabG gene encoding 3-oxoacyl-ACP reductase FabG has product MSLLSGQTAVVTGGAQGLGLAIAERFVAEGARVVLGDVNLEATEAAAKQLGGDDVAAAVRCDVTRADDVQALVQTAVDRFGGLDIMVNNAGITRDATMRKMTEEQFDQVIDVHLKGTWNGLRAAAAIMRENKRGSIINMSSVSGKVGMIGQTNYSAAKAGIVGMSKAAAKELAYLGVRVNVIAPGLIRSAMTEAMPQHIWDQKEAEVPLGRAGEPSEVAGVAVFLASDLSSYMTGTVMEVTGGRHI; this is encoded by the coding sequence GTGTCGTTGCTAAGCGGTCAAACTGCGGTGGTCACAGGCGGTGCCCAGGGCCTGGGCCTGGCGATCGCCGAGAGGTTCGTGGCAGAAGGTGCGCGCGTGGTGCTCGGCGACGTGAACCTCGAGGCCACCGAGGCGGCGGCCAAGCAACTCGGAGGTGACGACGTCGCGGCGGCGGTTCGGTGCGACGTGACCCGGGCGGACGACGTGCAGGCCTTGGTCCAGACGGCCGTCGACCGCTTCGGCGGCCTGGACATCATGGTCAACAACGCCGGAATCACCCGCGACGCGACGATGCGCAAGATGACCGAGGAGCAGTTCGACCAGGTCATCGACGTGCACTTGAAAGGCACCTGGAACGGGCTGCGGGCGGCGGCGGCGATCATGCGTGAGAACAAGCGGGGCTCGATCATCAACATGTCGTCGGTGTCGGGCAAGGTCGGCATGATCGGGCAGACCAACTACTCGGCGGCCAAGGCGGGAATAGTCGGCATGTCGAAGGCCGCGGCCAAAGAGCTTGCCTACCTCGGTGTCCGGGTGAATGTCATCGCCCCCGGGCTGATTCGCTCGGCCATGACAGAGGCGATGCCGCAACACATTTGGGACCAGAAGGAGGCGGAGGTCCCGCTGGGCCGGGCCGGTGAGCCCAGCGAAGTCGCCGGCGTCGCGGTGTTCTTGGCCTCGGACCTGTCCTCCTACATGACGGGCACGGTGATGGAAGTGACCGGCGGACGCCACATCTGA
- a CDS encoding acetyl-CoA C-acetyltransferase → MRQAVICEPVRTPIGRYGGMFTSLSAVDLGVAALTGLLERTGIAPDAVNDVILGHCYPSSEAPAIGRVVALDSGLPVTVPGMQVDRRCGSGLQAVIQACLQVSAGDHDVVIAGGCESMSNVAFYSTDMRWGGARGGVRVHDGLARGRTTAGGRHHPVPGGMLETAENLRREYGISRREQDELAVRSHQRAVAAQKDGVFGEEIVPVAVRTRGGEELVDTDEHPRADTSVESLSKLKPVLREDDPEATVTAGNSSGQNDAAAMCVVTTPEKADEYGMRPLVRMVSWGLAGVAPGVMGIGPVPATEVALARAGLRLGDIDLIELNEAFAAQALAVMREWKFGAADQDRTNVHGSGISLGHPVGATGTRMLATLARELHRRQARYGLETMCIGGGQGLAAVFERVG, encoded by the coding sequence ATGCGCCAAGCCGTGATCTGTGAACCTGTGCGGACGCCGATCGGCCGCTACGGAGGGATGTTCACGTCACTGAGCGCGGTCGACCTGGGCGTCGCGGCGCTCACCGGCCTGCTCGAGCGCACCGGGATCGCGCCGGACGCGGTGAACGACGTCATCCTCGGGCACTGCTATCCGAGCAGCGAAGCGCCGGCGATCGGCCGGGTGGTGGCCCTGGATTCGGGTCTGCCGGTGACGGTTCCCGGCATGCAGGTGGACCGTCGCTGCGGCTCGGGACTGCAGGCGGTGATCCAGGCCTGCCTACAGGTGAGCGCCGGCGATCACGACGTCGTCATCGCCGGGGGCTGCGAGAGCATGAGCAACGTCGCCTTCTACTCCACCGACATGCGGTGGGGCGGCGCCCGCGGCGGTGTACGCGTGCACGACGGGCTGGCGCGCGGCCGTACCACCGCGGGCGGCCGCCACCACCCGGTGCCCGGCGGAATGCTGGAGACCGCCGAAAATCTGCGACGCGAGTACGGCATCTCCCGCCGCGAGCAAGACGAACTCGCGGTGCGGTCTCATCAGCGCGCCGTGGCGGCGCAGAAGGACGGGGTCTTCGGCGAGGAGATCGTCCCGGTGGCGGTGCGCACCCGCGGGGGCGAGGAACTGGTCGACACCGATGAGCATCCGCGCGCCGATACCTCGGTGGAATCGCTGAGCAAGCTCAAACCCGTTCTGCGCGAAGACGATCCGGAGGCCACGGTGACGGCCGGGAATTCCAGCGGGCAAAACGACGCGGCGGCGATGTGCGTCGTGACCACGCCCGAGAAGGCCGACGAGTACGGTATGCGGCCGCTGGTGCGCATGGTGTCGTGGGGTCTGGCGGGAGTGGCGCCCGGCGTCATGGGCATCGGCCCGGTTCCTGCCACCGAGGTCGCGCTCGCCAGGGCGGGCCTGCGACTCGGTGACATCGACCTCATCGAGCTCAACGAAGCCTTCGCCGCGCAGGCACTGGCGGTGATGCGGGAATGGAAGTTCGGCGCCGCCGACCAGGACCGGACCAACGTTCACGGTTCGGGAATCTCGCTGGGTCACCCCGTCGGCGCGACGGGTACCAGGATGCTGGCCACCCTGGCACGCGAACTGCACCGGCGCCAGGCGCGCTACGGCCTGGAGACCATGTGCATCGGTGGCGGCCAGGGGCTCGCCGCGGTGTTCGAGCGGGTCGGTTAG
- a CDS encoding CoA transferase has product MRPLTGLTVIEISSFVAAPLCGMTLNQLGAQVIRVDPIGGASDVKRWPLAADGTSIYWTGLNKGKRSATFDVRSTEGQELVQRLIVGGDGIVVTNAVLPWLSHDVLAAKRSDVIHVQLLGRGDGSTGVDYTVNAAIGYPLVTGPANHAGPVNHVLPAWDVCCGLYAALAVVSSVHRRDRSGEGARVTLALEDVALATAGNLGLLTEPQVTGTQRERLGNAIYGQYGQDFTSSDGTRFMVVILTPRHFRDMVKVTGTGPAVAALAEALGVDFHVEGDRYRYRDVLSGLFADWFANHTSQEVTAALSRTTVLFERYRTFAEVVRDPKVTDNPLFSPLDQPGIGSYLAAGLPAAFDGVHPTSQAAPTLGQDTADVLSENLGLTAADIARLADAKTIA; this is encoded by the coding sequence GTGCGGCCGCTCACCGGCCTCACCGTCATCGAGATATCCAGCTTCGTGGCCGCGCCACTATGCGGTATGACGCTGAATCAGCTTGGTGCACAGGTGATCCGAGTCGACCCGATCGGAGGCGCCTCGGACGTCAAGCGGTGGCCGCTGGCCGCCGACGGCACGTCGATCTACTGGACCGGGCTGAACAAGGGCAAGCGCTCGGCCACTTTCGACGTGCGCTCGACCGAGGGGCAGGAACTGGTCCAGCGGCTGATCGTCGGGGGTGACGGCATTGTCGTGACTAATGCGGTGCTGCCCTGGCTGAGCCATGATGTGTTGGCCGCCAAGCGGTCCGACGTCATCCACGTGCAGCTGCTCGGCCGCGGCGACGGATCCACCGGCGTCGACTACACCGTCAACGCGGCCATCGGATATCCACTGGTGACCGGCCCGGCCAATCACGCGGGCCCGGTCAACCACGTGCTGCCCGCCTGGGATGTCTGCTGCGGCCTGTATGCGGCCCTCGCCGTTGTCTCGTCGGTGCACCGGCGCGATCGGTCGGGGGAGGGCGCGCGGGTTACCCTCGCGCTCGAGGACGTCGCGCTGGCCACGGCCGGAAACCTCGGGTTGCTGACGGAACCGCAGGTGACCGGAACCCAGCGGGAGCGCCTGGGCAACGCGATTTACGGCCAGTATGGGCAGGACTTCACCAGCTCCGACGGCACACGTTTCATGGTGGTCATCCTGACTCCCAGGCACTTTCGCGACATGGTCAAGGTGACGGGCACCGGACCCGCGGTGGCCGCACTGGCCGAGGCACTGGGCGTGGACTTCCATGTCGAGGGCGACCGGTACCGATACCGCGACGTGCTCTCCGGCTTGTTCGCCGACTGGTTCGCCAACCACACGTCCCAAGAAGTCACCGCGGCGCTGTCCCGCACCACCGTGTTGTTCGAGCGGTACCGCACCTTCGCGGAGGTCGTGCGGGACCCGAAAGTGACTGACAATCCGTTGTTTTCCCCGTTGGACCAACCGGGTATCGGCAGCTACCTGGCCGCCGGCCTGCCGGCCGCGTTCGACGGAGTCCATCCCACCAGCCAGGCCGCGCCCACGCTCGGCCAGGACACAGCCGACGTCCTGAGCGAAAACCTCGGGTTGACCGCCGCGGACATCGCGCGTTTAGCGGACGCCAAAACGATCGCCTGA
- a CDS encoding acyl-CoA dehydrogenase family protein, which yields MTRLAQTLGLTEFQTDIIATVRQFVEKEVIPNAVELERGDTYPQALVDQMKDMGLFGLMIPQEYGGLGESLLTYALCVEELARGWMSVSGVLNTHFIVAYMLRQHGTDAQRQRFLPRMATGECRGAFSMSEPELGSDVAAIRTRAKRNADGNYTIDGQKMWLTNGGSSTLIAVLVRTDEGADKPHRNLTAFLVEKPTGFGEVLPGLVIPGKIDKLGYKGIDTTELVFDGYQAGADDVLGGAPGQGFFQMMDGIEVGRVNVAARAVGVGIRAFELAVRYSQQRHTFGKPIAEHQAIAFQLAEMATKVEAAHLMMVNAARLKDSGERNDVAAGMAKYLCSEFCSEVTQQSFRIHGGYGYSKEYEIERLMRDAPFLLIGEGTSEIQKNIISKRLLAEYQV from the coding sequence ATGACCAGACTCGCCCAGACCCTCGGCCTGACGGAATTCCAGACCGACATCATCGCGACCGTAAGGCAATTCGTCGAGAAGGAAGTCATCCCCAACGCCGTGGAGCTCGAGCGCGGTGACACCTACCCGCAAGCACTCGTCGACCAGATGAAGGACATGGGGCTTTTCGGGCTGATGATCCCGCAGGAGTATGGCGGCCTGGGGGAGTCGCTGCTGACCTACGCGCTGTGTGTCGAGGAGCTGGCGCGGGGCTGGATGAGCGTGTCCGGGGTGCTCAACACCCACTTCATCGTGGCGTACATGCTGCGCCAGCACGGCACCGACGCCCAGCGGCAACGCTTCCTGCCGCGGATGGCGACCGGGGAGTGCCGCGGCGCCTTCTCGATGTCGGAGCCGGAGCTGGGTTCCGACGTGGCGGCGATCCGCACCCGCGCCAAGCGGAACGCCGACGGCAACTACACCATCGACGGCCAGAAGATGTGGCTGACCAACGGCGGCAGCTCGACGCTGATCGCGGTGCTGGTGCGCACCGACGAGGGCGCCGACAAGCCGCACCGCAACCTGACGGCCTTCCTGGTGGAGAAGCCGACCGGCTTCGGGGAAGTGTTGCCGGGCTTGGTGATTCCCGGCAAGATCGACAAGCTGGGCTACAAGGGCATCGACACCACCGAGCTCGTCTTCGACGGCTACCAGGCCGGCGCCGACGATGTCCTGGGCGGCGCGCCGGGGCAGGGTTTTTTCCAGATGATGGACGGCATCGAGGTCGGCCGTGTCAATGTGGCGGCCCGCGCCGTCGGCGTCGGTATCCGCGCCTTCGAGCTCGCCGTGCGTTACTCGCAGCAGCGTCACACGTTCGGCAAGCCGATCGCCGAGCATCAGGCCATCGCCTTCCAGCTCGCCGAGATGGCCACCAAAGTCGAGGCCGCGCATCTGATGATGGTCAACGCGGCGCGGTTGAAGGACTCGGGGGAGCGCAACGACGTCGCGGCCGGGATGGCCAAATACCTGTGCAGCGAGTTTTGTTCCGAGGTCACCCAGCAGAGCTTCCGCATCCATGGCGGTTACGGCTACTCGAAGGAATACGAAATCGAGCGCCTGATGCGCGACGCGCCGTTTCTGCTCATCGGTGAAGGCACCAGCGAGATCCAGAAGAACATCATCAGCAAGCGGCTGCTCGCCGAGTATCAGGTGTGA
- a CDS encoding GntR family transcriptional regulator, whose protein sequence is MTAPDFAARPQLSDDVARLIRQRIFNGRYVAGSYIRLDQLAAELGISVTPVREALFALRAEGLISQQPRRGFVVLPVTGRDVTDVANVQAHVGGELAARAAVNITDEQLRELKQIQAELEDAYAGDDNERTVLLNHQFHRAINVAADSPKLAQLMLQITRYAPESVFPAIEGWPEQSIRDHRRILSALKRHDDGLARAAMSQHLAAGAVPLIDHLTARGVVVDADRPEPR, encoded by the coding sequence ATGACCGCGCCGGATTTCGCCGCACGGCCCCAACTCTCCGACGACGTCGCGCGCCTGATCCGCCAGAGGATCTTCAACGGCAGATACGTCGCGGGCTCCTACATCCGCCTGGACCAATTGGCCGCGGAGCTGGGAATCAGTGTGACGCCCGTGCGGGAAGCGCTCTTCGCGCTGCGCGCCGAAGGATTGATCAGCCAGCAGCCCCGCCGCGGCTTCGTCGTGTTGCCGGTGACGGGGCGCGACGTCACCGACGTCGCCAACGTGCAGGCGCACGTCGGCGGCGAGCTCGCGGCACGGGCGGCGGTCAACATCACCGACGAGCAGTTGCGCGAACTCAAGCAGATCCAGGCCGAACTCGAGGACGCCTACGCGGGCGACGACAACGAACGGACGGTCCTGCTCAACCATCAGTTCCACCGGGCCATCAACGTTGCCGCCGACTCGCCGAAGCTCGCCCAGCTGATGCTGCAAATCACCCGTTACGCACCGGAATCGGTATTCCCCGCCATCGAAGGCTGGCCGGAGCAGTCGATCAGGGATCACCGCCGGATTCTCTCGGCGCTCAAGAGGCACGACGACGGGCTTGCGCGGGCCGCGATGTCGCAACACCTCGCCGCGGGCGCGGTGCCGCTGATCGATCACCTCACCGCCCGCGGCGTGGTGGTGGACGCCGACCGTCCGGAGCCCCGCTGA